A window of Pseudomonas guangdongensis contains these coding sequences:
- the maiA gene encoding maleylacetoacetate isomerase has product MDLYTYYRSTSSYRVRIALALKGLEARHIPVNLAPGHTEQRQSAYRAINPQGRVPALRSDEGVLLIQSPAILEYLEERYPQCPLLPADPLERARQRGVAALISCDIHPLHNVAVLERLRGLGLDEAQVQQWIAHWIGEGLRAVEALIGDHGFCFGPRPGLADVYLLPQLYAARRFGVDFADLPRIVRVERRALEHPAFRQAHPDAQADTPA; this is encoded by the coding sequence ATGGACCTGTATACCTACTACCGTTCCACCTCCTCCTACCGGGTGCGCATCGCCCTGGCGCTCAAGGGACTGGAGGCCCGGCATATCCCGGTCAACCTCGCCCCCGGCCACACCGAGCAGCGCCAGAGCGCCTACCGTGCGATCAATCCGCAAGGTCGCGTGCCGGCGCTGCGCAGCGACGAGGGCGTGCTGCTGATCCAGTCGCCGGCGATTCTCGAATACCTCGAAGAACGCTACCCGCAATGCCCGCTGCTGCCGGCCGATCCGCTGGAGCGCGCGCGCCAGCGCGGCGTGGCGGCGCTGATCAGCTGCGACATCCACCCGCTGCACAACGTCGCGGTGCTCGAACGCCTGCGCGGCCTGGGTCTGGACGAGGCGCAGGTGCAGCAGTGGATCGCCCACTGGATCGGCGAGGGTCTGCGCGCGGTCGAGGCGCTGATCGGCGACCACGGCTTCTGCTTCGGCCCGCGCCCGGGACTGGCCGACGTCTACCTGCTGCCGCAACTGTACGCCGCGCGCCGCTTCGGCGTGGACTTCGCCGACCTGCCGCGCATCGTCCGCGTCGAACGCCGCGCCCTCGAACACCCGGCCTTCCGACAGGCCCACCCGGACGCCCAGGCCGACACCCCGGCCTGA
- a CDS encoding bestrophin family protein: protein MIVRPRPGTLKLLFILRGSILPQIAAKIGVITLLSCAVVALYEAGWMHWLSQLSAPSFSLLGLALSVFLGFRNSACYDRWWEARKLWGEVIIHSRGLGREVLALLPGAERQALRARLLRTTIAFAHALAAQLRDQDARLAAERWVEGAALAALRQRRNAAEALLQALNIELADALRRGQLSDVLYLGLERRLQALACAQAACERIKSTPTPFAYSLLLHRTAWLFCLLLPFGLVASLELLTPVLVAIIAYTFFGLDALGDELEEPFGLSDNDLPLTALVRHIEIDLLDMLGEPLPEPLLPQGYVLN, encoded by the coding sequence ATGATCGTTCGTCCGCGCCCCGGCACGCTCAAGCTGTTGTTCATCCTGCGTGGTTCCATCCTGCCGCAGATCGCCGCCAAGATCGGCGTCATCACCCTGCTCTCCTGCGCCGTGGTCGCCCTCTACGAGGCCGGCTGGATGCACTGGCTGAGCCAGCTCAGCGCGCCGTCGTTCTCCCTGCTGGGCCTGGCGCTGTCGGTGTTTCTCGGGTTCCGCAACAGCGCCTGCTACGACCGCTGGTGGGAGGCGCGCAAGCTGTGGGGCGAGGTGATCATCCACAGCCGCGGCCTCGGTCGCGAAGTCCTCGCCCTGCTGCCCGGCGCCGAACGGCAGGCCCTGCGGGCGCGACTGCTCAGGACCACCATCGCTTTCGCCCATGCCCTGGCCGCCCAGTTGCGCGACCAGGACGCCCGGCTGGCCGCCGAGCGCTGGGTCGAGGGCGCGGCGCTCGCCGCCCTGCGCCAGCGCCGCAACGCCGCCGAAGCCCTGCTGCAGGCACTCAACATCGAGCTGGCCGACGCGCTGCGCCGCGGCCAGCTCAGCGACGTGCTGTACCTCGGCCTGGAGCGGCGCCTGCAGGCGCTGGCCTGCGCCCAGGCCGCCTGCGAGCGGATCAAGAGCACGCCGACGCCCTTCGCCTATTCGCTGCTGCTGCACCGCACCGCCTGGCTGTTCTGCCTGCTGCTCCCGTTCGGACTGGTCGCCTCCCTGGAACTGCTGACCCCGGTGCTGGTGGCGATCATCGCCTATACCTTCTTCGGCCTCGACGCCCTGGGCGACGAACTGGAAGAGCCGTTCGGCCTCTCCGACAACGACCTGCCGCTCACGGCGCTGGTGCGCCACATCGAGATCGACCTGCTGGACATGCTCGGCGAGCCGCTGCCCGAGCCGTTGCTGCCGCAGGGCTATGTGCTGAACTGA
- the grxB gene encoding glutaredoxin 2, with product MRLYLYDHCPFCIRAEMVAHYKRVPVEQVYLLNDDEASCLAMIGAKQVPILQFDDGSAMGESLDIARHLDEIGDVLRPIRPHGDTEAIRAQLDRARLAIWCLLFPRDIALDLPEFATASARDYFQAKKEQLIQRSFAQALAETAEHKAAVEAMLAGLPALPLPSEHGGTLGWDDVLLYPGLRNLSMVRDLAFPPAVRAYVEEVARLTATTTYFDRAR from the coding sequence ATGCGGCTCTATCTGTATGACCACTGCCCGTTCTGCATCCGTGCCGAGATGGTCGCCCACTACAAGCGCGTGCCGGTCGAGCAGGTCTACCTGCTCAACGACGACGAGGCGAGCTGCCTGGCGATGATCGGCGCCAAGCAGGTGCCGATCCTGCAGTTCGACGACGGCAGCGCGATGGGCGAAAGCCTGGACATCGCCCGCCATCTGGACGAGATCGGCGACGTCTTGCGGCCCATCCGCCCCCATGGCGACACCGAGGCGATCCGCGCGCAGCTCGACCGGGCGCGCCTGGCCATCTGGTGCCTGCTGTTCCCCCGCGATATCGCCCTAGACCTGCCCGAGTTCGCCACCGCCTCGGCCCGCGACTATTTCCAGGCCAAGAAGGAGCAGCTCATCCAGCGCAGCTTCGCCCAGGCGCTGGCGGAAACCGCCGAGCACAAGGCGGCGGTCGAGGCGATGCTGGCCGGCCTGCCGGCGCTGCCGCTGCCCAGCGAACACGGCGGCACCCTCGGCTGGGACGACGTGTTGCTCTATCCCGGACTGCGCAACCTGAGCATGGTCAGGGACCTGGCCTTCCCGCCGGCGGTGCGCGCCTACGTCGAGGAAGTCGCCCGCCTCACCGCGACCACCACCTACTTCGACCGCGCCCGCTGA
- a CDS encoding YbjN domain-containing protein: MNVPQLALRSLLILALGTGAAQASTLIDASNPQQVLEIAKGFGSAELGTDDVGDPNIVGRIDGTKYGVYFYGCKNGRDCTALQFSAGWSGVATNLTEINAWNRDNRFAKAFLDNDGDPRLEMDINADHGITRDNLEDSFEWWQVCLQQFNAQVLQ, encoded by the coding sequence ATGAACGTCCCCCAACTGGCCCTGCGCAGCCTGCTGATCCTGGCACTGGGCACCGGCGCCGCCCAGGCCAGCACCCTGATCGATGCCAGCAACCCCCAGCAGGTGCTGGAAATCGCCAAAGGCTTCGGCTCGGCCGAGCTGGGCACCGACGACGTGGGCGATCCCAACATCGTCGGGCGCATCGACGGCACCAAGTACGGCGTCTACTTCTACGGCTGCAAGAACGGCCGCGACTGCACCGCCCTGCAGTTCAGCGCCGGCTGGTCCGGGGTCGCCACCAACCTCACCGAGATCAACGCCTGGAACCGCGACAACCGCTTCGCCAAGGCCTTTCTCGACAACGACGGCGACCCGCGCCTGGAGATGGACATCAACGCCGACCACGGCATCACCCGCGACAACCTCGAAGACTCCTTCGAGTGGTGGCAGGTCTGCCTGCAGCAATTCAACGCCCAGGTTCTGCAATGA
- a CDS encoding DUF1883 domain-containing protein, translating to MKFIHQREQLNEGDQIVIESSLPCNIRLMNDANFRAFKNGARHNYIGGHFDRFPARINVPSSGFWNITLDTVTRRPISVTRKPKLEYSIRIRRAKPGY from the coding sequence ATGAAATTCATCCACCAACGCGAGCAGCTCAACGAGGGCGACCAGATCGTCATCGAGAGCTCGCTGCCCTGCAACATCCGCCTGATGAACGACGCCAACTTCCGCGCCTTCAAGAACGGCGCCCGGCACAACTACATCGGCGGGCACTTCGACCGCTTCCCGGCGCGGATCAACGTGCCGAGCAGCGGCTTCTGGAACATCACCCTCGATACCGTTACCCGCCGCCCGATCAGCGTGACGCGCAAGCCGAAGCTGGAGTATTCGATCAGGATTCGGCGGGCGAAGCCGGGGTACTGA
- the metH gene encoding methionine synthase — MTDRAARLQALQNALKERILILDGGMGTMIQSYKLEESDYRGERFADWPSDVKGNNDLLLLSRPDVIGAIEKAYLDAGADILETNTFNATRVSQADYGMEHLAYELNVEGARLARQVCDAKTAETPDRPRFVAGVLGPTSRTCSISPDVNNPGYRNVTFDELVENYTEATRGLIEGGADLILIETIFDTLNAKAAIFAVQQVFEEEGVALPIMISGTITDASGRTLSGQTTEAFWNSVRHANPISVGLNCALGAKDLRPYLEELASKADTHVSAHPNAGLPNAFGEYDESPAEMAAVVEEFAASGFLNIVGGCCGTTPAHIQAIAEAVAKYPPRAIPEIAKACRLSGLEPFTIDRNSLFVNVGERTNITGSARFARLIREENYTEALEVALQQVEAGAQVIDINMDEGMLDSKAAMVTFLNLIAGEPDISRVPIMIDSSKWEVIEAGLKCIQGKGIVNSISMKEGVEQFKHHAKLCKRYGAAVVVMAFDEAGQADTAARKKEICQRSYDILVNEVGFPPEDIIFDPNIFAVATGIEEHNNYAVDFIEACAYIRDELPYALTSGGVSNVSFSFRGNNPVREAIHSVFLYHAIKNGLTMGIVNAGQLEIYDEIPAALRDKVEDVVLNRNAGATEALLAIAEDYRGGGAVKEVENEEWRSLPVDKRLEHALVKGITAFIVEDTEECRQQCARPIEVIEGPLMAGMNVVGDLFGAGKMFLPQVVKSARVMKQAVAHLIPFIEAEKGDKPEAKGKILMATVKGDVHDIGKNIVGVVLGCNGYDIVDLGVMVPAEKILKTAIEEKCDIIGLSGLITPSLDEMVHVAKEMQRQGFSLPLMIGGATTSKAHTAVKIEPQYSNDAVVYVTDASRAVGVATTLLSKEMKPDYVAKLKTEYAEVRERTAARSARTERLSYDKAVANKPQFDWAGYQPPVPSFTGVKVLEDIDLSTLAEYIDWTPFFISWDLAGKFPRILTDEVVGEAATALYADAQAMLKKLIDEKLIKARAVLGFWPANQVEDDDLEVYADNGEKLATLHHLRQQTIKPDGKPNLSLADFVAPKESGVTDYMGGFIVTAGIGAEELAKDFEAKGDDYNSIMVKALADRLAEACAEWLHKEVRTKYWGYAQDEALSNEELIKEQYKGIRPAPGYPACPDHTEKGTLFALLDPEAEMGKPGQSGVFLTEHYAMFPAAAVSGWYFAHPQAQYFAVGKVDKDQVERYTRRKGQDLGVTERWLAPNLGYDD, encoded by the coding sequence ATGACCGACCGCGCCGCCCGTCTCCAGGCCCTCCAGAACGCCCTCAAGGAACGCATCCTGATCCTCGACGGCGGCATGGGCACCATGATCCAGAGCTACAAGCTGGAGGAGTCCGACTACCGTGGCGAGCGCTTCGCCGACTGGCCGAGCGACGTCAAGGGCAACAACGACCTGCTACTGCTGTCGCGCCCGGACGTGATCGGCGCCATCGAGAAGGCCTACCTGGACGCCGGCGCCGATATCCTGGAAACCAACACCTTCAACGCCACCCGCGTATCCCAGGCCGACTACGGCATGGAGCACCTGGCCTACGAGCTGAACGTGGAAGGTGCCCGCCTGGCCCGCCAGGTCTGCGATGCCAAGACCGCCGAGACCCCGGATCGCCCGCGCTTCGTCGCCGGCGTGCTCGGCCCGACCAGCCGTACCTGCTCGATTTCCCCGGACGTCAACAACCCCGGCTACCGCAACGTCACCTTCGACGAGCTGGTGGAGAACTACACCGAGGCCACCCGCGGCCTGATCGAGGGCGGCGCCGACCTGATCCTGATCGAGACCATCTTCGACACCCTCAACGCCAAGGCGGCGATCTTCGCCGTACAGCAGGTGTTCGAGGAGGAAGGCGTTGCACTTCCGATCATGATCTCCGGCACCATCACCGACGCCTCCGGGCGCACCCTGTCCGGGCAGACCACCGAGGCGTTCTGGAACTCGGTGCGCCACGCCAACCCCATCTCGGTCGGCCTCAACTGCGCCCTCGGCGCCAAGGACCTGCGCCCCTACCTGGAAGAGCTGGCCAGCAAGGCCGACACCCATGTCTCCGCCCACCCCAACGCCGGTCTGCCCAACGCCTTCGGCGAGTACGACGAGAGCCCGGCGGAGATGGCCGCGGTGGTCGAGGAATTCGCCGCCAGCGGCTTCCTCAACATCGTCGGCGGCTGCTGCGGCACCACCCCGGCGCACATCCAGGCGATCGCCGAGGCGGTGGCCAAGTACCCGCCGCGCGCCATCCCGGAGATTGCCAAGGCCTGCCGCCTGTCGGGCCTGGAGCCGTTCACCATCGACCGCAACAGCCTCTTTGTGAACGTAGGCGAGCGCACCAACATCACAGGATCAGCCCGCTTCGCCCGCCTGATCCGCGAGGAGAACTACACCGAGGCCCTCGAAGTCGCCCTGCAGCAGGTGGAAGCCGGCGCCCAGGTGATCGACATCAACATGGACGAGGGCATGCTCGACTCCAAGGCGGCGATGGTCACCTTCCTCAACCTGATCGCCGGCGAGCCGGACATCTCGCGCGTGCCGATCATGATCGACTCCTCCAAGTGGGAGGTGATCGAGGCGGGCCTGAAGTGCATCCAGGGCAAAGGCATCGTCAACTCGATCTCCATGAAGGAAGGCGTCGAGCAGTTCAAGCACCACGCCAAGCTGTGCAAGCGCTACGGCGCCGCCGTGGTGGTGATGGCCTTCGACGAGGCCGGCCAGGCCGACACCGCCGCGCGCAAGAAGGAAATCTGCCAGCGCTCCTACGACATCCTGGTCAACGAAGTCGGCTTCCCGCCGGAAGACATCATCTTCGACCCGAACATCTTCGCCGTGGCCACCGGCATCGAGGAACACAACAACTACGCGGTGGACTTCATCGAGGCCTGCGCCTACATCCGCGACGAGCTGCCCTATGCGCTGACCTCCGGCGGCGTGTCCAACGTGTCCTTCTCGTTCCGCGGCAACAACCCGGTGCGCGAGGCGATCCACTCGGTCTTCCTCTACCACGCGATCAAGAACGGCCTGACCATGGGCATCGTCAACGCCGGCCAGCTGGAGATCTACGACGAGATCCCCGCCGCGCTGCGCGACAAGGTCGAGGACGTGGTGCTCAACCGCAACGCCGGCGCCACCGAGGCGCTGCTGGCCATCGCCGAGGACTATCGCGGCGGCGGCGCGGTCAAGGAAGTCGAGAACGAGGAATGGCGCTCGCTGCCGGTGGACAAGCGCCTGGAACACGCGCTGGTCAAGGGCATCACCGCCTTCATCGTCGAGGACACCGAGGAGTGCCGCCAGCAGTGCGCGCGCCCGATCGAAGTCATCGAAGGCCCGCTGATGGCCGGCATGAACGTGGTCGGCGACCTGTTCGGCGCCGGCAAGATGTTCCTGCCCCAGGTGGTCAAGTCCGCGCGGGTAATGAAGCAGGCGGTGGCCCACCTGATCCCCTTCATCGAGGCCGAGAAGGGCGACAAACCGGAAGCCAAGGGCAAGATCCTCATGGCCACGGTCAAGGGCGACGTCCACGACATCGGCAAGAACATCGTCGGCGTGGTGCTCGGCTGCAACGGCTACGACATCGTCGATCTGGGCGTGATGGTCCCGGCGGAGAAGATCCTCAAGACCGCCATCGAGGAGAAGTGCGACATCATCGGCCTGTCCGGGCTGATCACCCCCTCGCTCGACGAGATGGTCCACGTCGCCAAGGAAATGCAGCGCCAGGGCTTCTCGCTGCCGCTGATGATCGGCGGCGCCACCACCTCCAAGGCGCACACCGCGGTGAAGATCGAGCCGCAGTACAGCAACGACGCGGTGGTCTACGTCACCGACGCCTCGCGCGCGGTGGGCGTGGCCACCACCCTGCTGTCCAAGGAAATGAAGCCCGACTACGTCGCCAAGCTGAAGACCGAGTACGCCGAGGTGCGCGAGCGCACCGCCGCGCGCAGCGCGCGCACCGAGCGCCTGAGCTACGACAAGGCGGTGGCCAACAAGCCGCAGTTCGACTGGGCCGGCTATCAGCCGCCGGTGCCGAGCTTCACCGGCGTCAAGGTGCTGGAGGACATCGACCTGTCGACCCTGGCCGAGTACATCGACTGGACGCCGTTCTTCATCTCCTGGGATCTGGCCGGCAAGTTCCCGCGCATCCTCACCGACGAGGTGGTCGGCGAGGCCGCCACCGCGCTGTACGCCGACGCCCAGGCGATGCTGAAGAAGCTGATCGACGAGAAGCTGATCAAGGCCCGCGCCGTGCTGGGCTTCTGGCCGGCCAACCAGGTCGAGGACGACGATCTGGAGGTCTACGCCGACAACGGCGAGAAGCTCGCCACCCTGCACCACCTGCGCCAGCAGACCATCAAGCCGGACGGCAAGCCCAACCTGTCGCTGGCCGACTTCGTCGCCCCGAAAGAGAGCGGCGTGACCGACTACATGGGCGGCTTCATCGTCACCGCCGGCATCGGCGCCGAGGAGCTGGCCAAGGACTTCGAAGCCAAGGGTGACGACTACAACAGCATCATGGTCAAGGCGCTGGCCGACCGCCTCGCCGAGGCCTGCGCCGAGTGGCTGCACAAGGAAGTCCGCACCAAGTACTGGGGCTATGCCCAGGACGAGGCGCTGAGCAACGAGGAGCTGATCAAGGAGCAGTACAAGGGCATCCGCCCGGCCCCCGGCTACCCGGCCTGCCCGGACCACACCGAAAAGGGCACCCTGTTCGCCCTGCTCGACCCCGAGGCCGAGATGGGCAAACCCGGCCAGAGCGGCGTGTTCCTCACCGAGCACTACGCCATGTTCCCCGCCGCCGCCGTCTCCGGCTGGTACTTCGCCCATCCGCAGGCGCAGTACTTCGCGGTCGGCAAGGTCGACAAGGATCAGGTCGAGCGCTACACCCGGCGCAAGGGCCAGGATCTCGGCGTGACCGAGCGCTGGCTGGCACCGAATCTGGGGTATGACGACTGA
- a CDS encoding fatty acid cis/trans isomerase, whose product MPIPFLLLILLLILLFSLPLSAAPVSFTRDVQPILTAKCVACHACYDAPCQLNLGSGAGLARGASKVPVYNGTRTQAEATTRLFVDAQTEQGWRTRGFHSVLEGGDAALVARMLALGRAHAPLPGSKLPEDLDIGIRRDNQCPTPGEFDDFAARQPSAGMPFAVSGLSDGEYALLQRWLAEGAPLDGEPVVANPSEAAQIEAWEALLNRRGAREQLVARWLYEHLFLAHLYFDKGASGHFFELVRSRTPTGEAVDVIATRRPNDDPGTRFFYRLRPVQGVIVHKTHITYALNPRKLARVEGLFFAGDWTTDAVPGYGPHRRANPFETFAAIPAEARYRFMLDDAEYFVRTFIRGPVCRGQIATEVIRDHFWTLFQDPAHDLYLLDAEYREQVTPLLALPGQEDDLARLPLVWRTYRAKRNGYEAARREAYSHTPYPSWSHIWAGNDNALLTIFRQHDSASVRKGLIGAVPQTLWWMDFPLLERTYYALVVNFDVFGNVSHQAQTRLYFDLIRNGAEQNFLRLMPAAQRQAILGDWYQYSGRLKLWLDYEGIDRTTPSGLTLPAENAKAVFAARLLERYGTLNARPDPLNRCGDGRCYRAKASPALQRVDQRLSRLAARPLAELAAIEFLPEATLLRVELDGGGREVYSLLRNRAHSNVAFLLGESLRYQPDKDTLTLYPEVLSSYPNFLFSLREGEVAAFVAALEQARSAGEFERIVQRWGVRRSDPRFWSLFHDLSAHIREREPVEAGVLDMNRYQNL is encoded by the coding sequence ATGCCCATCCCCTTCCTGCTGCTGATCCTGCTGCTGATCCTGCTGTTCAGCCTGCCGCTGTCCGCCGCCCCGGTCTCCTTCACCCGCGATGTGCAGCCGATCCTCACCGCCAAGTGCGTGGCCTGCCATGCCTGTTACGACGCGCCCTGCCAGCTCAACCTGGGCAGCGGCGCCGGTCTGGCGCGCGGGGCATCGAAGGTGCCGGTGTACAACGGCACGCGCACCCAGGCCGAGGCGACCACCCGGCTGTTCGTCGATGCGCAGACGGAGCAGGGCTGGCGCACGCGGGGCTTCCATTCGGTGCTGGAGGGCGGCGACGCGGCGCTGGTGGCGCGGATGCTGGCGCTGGGCCGTGCCCACGCGCCGCTGCCGGGCAGCAAACTGCCGGAGGATCTGGACATCGGCATCCGCCGCGACAACCAGTGCCCGACGCCTGGAGAGTTCGACGACTTCGCCGCCCGGCAGCCCAGTGCCGGCATGCCCTTCGCGGTCAGCGGGCTGAGCGATGGCGAGTACGCGCTCCTGCAGCGCTGGCTGGCCGAGGGCGCACCGCTGGATGGCGAGCCGGTCGTCGCCAATCCCTCGGAAGCGGCGCAGATCGAGGCCTGGGAGGCGCTGCTCAATCGCCGCGGCGCCCGCGAGCAACTGGTGGCGCGCTGGCTGTACGAGCACCTGTTCCTCGCCCACCTGTATTTCGACAAGGGCGCCAGCGGACATTTCTTCGAGCTGGTGCGCTCGCGCACGCCCACGGGCGAGGCGGTGGATGTGATCGCCACGCGGCGCCCCAACGACGACCCCGGTACGCGCTTCTTCTACCGCCTGCGGCCGGTGCAGGGGGTGATCGTACACAAGACCCACATCACCTATGCCCTGAATCCGCGCAAGCTGGCGCGGGTCGAGGGGCTGTTCTTCGCCGGCGACTGGACGACGGATGCGGTGCCCGGCTACGGCCCGCACCGCCGCGCCAACCCGTTCGAGACCTTCGCCGCGATCCCCGCCGAGGCGCGCTACCGGTTCATGCTGGACGACGCCGAGTACTTCGTGCGCACCTTCATCCGCGGCCCGGTGTGTCGCGGCCAGATCGCCACCGAGGTGATCCGCGACCACTTCTGGACGCTGTTCCAGGACCCGGCCCACGACCTCTACCTGCTCGATGCCGAGTACCGCGAGCAAGTCACGCCGCTGCTGGCGCTGCCCGGCCAGGAAGACGACCTGGCGCGCCTGCCGCTGGTCTGGCGTACCTACCGGGCCAAGCGCAACGGCTACGAGGCGGCGCGCCGCGAGGCCTATTCGCACACGCCCTATCCGAGCTGGTCGCACATCTGGGCTGGCAACGACAACGCGCTGCTGACCATCTTCCGCCAGCACGACAGCGCCTCGGTGCGCAAGGGGCTGATCGGTGCGGTGCCGCAGACCCTGTGGTGGATGGACTTCCCGCTGCTGGAGCGCACCTACTACGCGCTGGTGGTCAACTTCGACGTGTTCGGCAACGTCTCCCACCAGGCGCAGACCCGCCTGTACTTCGACCTGATCCGCAACGGCGCCGAGCAGAACTTCCTGCGCCTGATGCCGGCGGCGCAGCGCCAGGCGATCCTCGGCGACTGGTACCAGTACAGCGGCCGGCTCAAGCTGTGGCTGGATTACGAGGGCATCGACCGCACCACGCCGAGCGGCCTGACGCTGCCGGCGGAGAATGCCAAGGCGGTGTTCGCCGCCCGGCTGCTGGAGCGCTACGGCACCCTCAACGCGCGGCCCGATCCGCTCAATCGCTGCGGCGACGGGCGCTGCTATCGCGCCAAGGCGAGCCCCGCGCTGCAGCGGGTCGACCAGCGCCTGAGCCGGCTGGCGGCGCGGCCGCTGGCCGAGCTGGCGGCCATCGAGTTCCTCCCCGAGGCGACCCTGCTGCGCGTCGAGCTGGATGGCGGCGGGCGCGAGGTCTACAGCCTGCTGCGCAACCGTGCGCACAGCAACGTGGCCTTCCTGCTCGGCGAGTCGCTGCGCTACCAGCCGGACAAGGACACCCTGACCCTCTACCCGGAGGTGCTGAGCAGCTACCCGAACTTCCTGTTCAGCCTGCGCGAAGGGGAGGTGGCGGCCTTCGTCGCCGCCCTGGAGCAGGCGCGCAGCGCCGGGGAGTTCGAGCGCATCGTGCAGCGCTGGGGTGTGCGGCGCAGCGATCCGCGCTTCTGGAGCCTGTTCCACGACCTGAGCGCACACATCCGCGAGCGCGAGCCGGTGGAGGCGGGGGTGCTGGACATGAACCGCTACCAGAATCTGTGA
- the nfuA gene encoding Fe-S biogenesis protein NfuA — protein sequence MSAITFTESAQEYLADLLEKQNTPGIGIRVFITQPGTQYAETCIAYCKPHEQKSEDTALALKAFTAWLDAVSVPFLEDAVVDYATDRMGGQLTIKAPNAKVPMVNEDSPLPERINYYLQTEVNPGLAGHGGNVSLVDIDDEGVAILRFGGGCQGCGMVDMTLKDGVEKTLMERIPELKGVRDVTDHSNKENAYY from the coding sequence ATGAGCGCCATCACCTTTACCGAATCCGCCCAGGAGTACCTGGCTGACCTGCTGGAGAAGCAGAACACGCCGGGCATCGGCATTCGCGTGTTCATCACCCAGCCGGGAACCCAGTACGCCGAAACCTGCATCGCCTACTGCAAGCCCCACGAGCAGAAGTCCGAGGACACCGCGCTGGCGCTGAAGGCCTTCACCGCCTGGCTGGACGCGGTCAGCGTGCCGTTCCTCGAAGACGCCGTGGTCGACTACGCCACCGACCGCATGGGCGGCCAGCTGACCATCAAGGCGCCGAACGCCAAGGTGCCGATGGTCAACGAGGACAGCCCGCTGCCCGAGCGCATCAACTACTACCTGCAGACCGAGGTCAACCCCGGTCTGGCCGGCCATGGCGGCAACGTCAGCCTGGTGGACATCGACGACGAGGGCGTGGCCATCCTGCGCTTCGGCGGCGGCTGCCAGGGCTGCGGCATGGTCGACATGACCCTCAAGGACGGCGTCGAGAAGACCCTGATGGAGCGCATCCCCGAACTCAAGGGCGTACGCGACGTCACCGACCACAGCAACAAGGAAAACGCCTACTACTGA
- a CDS encoding DUF3429 domain-containing protein, with product MHPFNAPRPPQLAWLLGCAGLIPFVSGALGIWLTPLGWRPLVLTALLDYAAVILAFMGAIHWGLAMRGEQDDLRALMQLGLSVIPPLLGWAAISFGMPVVLAIPIFLLCFVALYLADLRAVRLQLAPAWYPVLRGPLTLVVSLSLLVAWLGVLFA from the coding sequence ATGCATCCCTTCAACGCTCCCCGTCCGCCGCAACTGGCCTGGCTGCTCGGCTGCGCCGGACTGATCCCCTTCGTCAGCGGTGCGCTGGGTATCTGGTTGACCCCGCTGGGCTGGCGTCCGCTGGTGCTGACCGCGTTGCTCGATTATGCGGCGGTGATCCTCGCCTTCATGGGCGCGATCCACTGGGGGCTGGCGATGCGCGGCGAGCAGGACGACCTGCGTGCGCTGATGCAGCTCGGCCTGTCGGTGATCCCGCCGCTGCTCGGCTGGGCGGCGATCTCCTTCGGCATGCCGGTGGTGCTGGCGATCCCGATCTTCCTGCTCTGCTTCGTCGCCCTGTACCTGGCCGACCTGCGCGCGGTGCGCCTGCAGTTGGCGCCGGCCTGGTATCCGGTCCTGCGCGGGCCGCTGACCCTGGTGGTGAGCCTCAGCCTGCTGGTCGCCTGGCTGGGCGTGCTGTTCGCCTGA